From Cetobacterium sp. ZOR0034, one genomic window encodes:
- a CDS encoding YdcF family protein, with protein sequence MKLSALIFTGVFLFTLGIIISDINNSKYSELKNEYVIILGAGLRGTQPKNILKYRLDAAIKYHQKYPNTIFIVSGGQGKDEIIAESEAMKKYLLKHSISSKNIIEENKSSTTLENLLFSKKLIPQNSTSIGVISNDFHMYRVKFFAKNIDFKLNPIYANTPNRSKVSMFLRETLAVIYHKVKMTISKWSFILL encoded by the coding sequence GTGAAATTAAGCGCTCTTATCTTTACAGGAGTCTTTTTATTTACTTTAGGAATAATTATCTCTGATATAAACAATTCTAAATATAGCGAACTTAAAAATGAATATGTTATAATTTTAGGCGCTGGTTTGCGTGGGACTCAGCCTAAAAATATCTTAAAATATCGATTAGATGCCGCTATAAAGTATCACCAAAAATATCCAAATACAATATTTATAGTATCTGGTGGACAAGGTAAAGATGAGATTATAGCAGAAAGTGAAGCAATGAAAAAATATCTTTTAAAGCATTCTATCTCTAGTAAAAATATTATTGAAGAGAACAAATCAAGCACAACTCTAGAAAATCTTTTATTTTCTAAAAAACTGATTCCTCAAAACTCTACATCAATAGGAGTAATTAGCAATGATTTCCACATGTATCGTGTTAAATTTTTTGCTAAAAATATAGACTTTAAATTAAACCCAATCTATGCAAATACACCTAACAGAAGTAAGGTCAGCATGTTTCTTCGAGAAACCCTTGCTGTAATATATCATAAAGTAAAAATGACCATTTCAAAATGGTCATTTATCTTATTATAA